The region ATAAGTTATTTGTCCATTTAAATTTATTTCCCTACATTAGACGAACTTACCTCAGCACGCAAGGTTAATGCTTAAATCTTGCTATAAATTTCTTTAAATCAAATGGTTGAAAAGTTTTTTTAGAGAAATTAGAAATACTTACCATAGCCGGACAACCATCATACCGATTAAGACCTTTTGCTTTGAGCACCAATGAATTAAGTGGTTCGCTAAATGGAATTAAAGCAGGTAATTGAATGAAAATATCAACTAAGTAGCCATTTTTACAACCTAAATATACTTTATTCAATGCTTCTATACCAAAGGATTGCTCAATAACTTCTTTCAATTGCGTTAATGGCACGCGTTGTCCTACATGATTATGTAGATAATCACCTAAAAAAGTCGCTTGTGCTTCTTGTGTTAAGCGTAAAGCCAAAGAAAAATAATCATCATTAGATAAAATTTGACAGGTACCATGCTTATACCATTCATGTCTTTCTAAACAGCTTCCTACTGCAAAGCTTGGCATCAGTAAACGTAATAAGCTCGCTACTTTTTCGTTAAAATCTAAGACTGGGTAATCGCAATGATTAGATCGCGGTTTTGTATTACAAAAACCATAAGCTTGCCCACAAACATCTTGATTAGGCCATAAACCATGTAAAACTAAATGGCTAGCTTGATAACTATCTGAAGGTAGACGTAAACATTCAGGTTTTCCTGCTTCATAGCCATAAGTCTGACAGAAACCGGGTTGCCAACTTAGCGCCAATACATAGCTATCTGCCATCCCAGGTACTTGTTGACAATTTGCTTGATTAATTTCAAATGAAGCATAGCCACAATCACTACTTACCCAACGCAAGGGGTATTGAGAATTTTCTGGAATTTCGATACGTAGCCAATCAGGATTATTTTCTCGATTAATTTCTTTAATTTGATAACGAGCATTAGGCTGTATAAATAAGCCATCGGGATTGGTTTTTTTATTTTTCGAGAGATAAGCTGGACACGTTTTTGCTGCTTCAAATTTACCTACGACAGGTACTGCTAGTGTGTTTAGTGAAAATAAAAATAAACAAAAGCCAATCCTGTATTTCATAGACGCGTCCCTAGCAACGAGATTTTATTTATTATACTGTTTTATCAGCAGGATACGAACATTATTTTAAGTAATTTGTTGAAAATATATGGTGTAAGCCCTAACGTCTCACATTAAGAAAAAAATAGCAGCAAACTAGTTTTATTTTATAAAAAAAAGTGCAACAAAGCACTTTCTTATTTAGAAAAGATATCAGTGACCAGCTTCATCTTTCCTACCAATAACAGACAGGCAGCTATTGGTAGGGGATGAAAAAAAGCAGATTAGACAGCAGTTACTTCTTCTGCCTGTAGCCCTTTAGGACCTTTTGTAACAGTAAATTTTACTTTTTGGCCTTCGAGTAGGGTTTTACGACCAGCAGCACTCACAATTGAGCGAAAGTGAACGAAAACGTCATCTTGACCATTATCACGACTAATAAAGCCATAACCTTTATCATCATTAAACCACTTAACGTGGCCAGTTTCTATAGCAGACATGTATACTTTCCAATTTAAATTAAACACATACTTGATCCATTAAGCCAATAACAAAGCATCGTAGGAGTCTATTGCGCGATAAATATGCCACTTTGGAATACAAAGGAAGGATGTTATGCACTGGTAGTAACAATGTTTCATTTAGGATTGCTGGAATGCAAGTAATTTTATTATAACCTACAATCAATAAAATTGCATCATAACTGATGATATTTAATTAACATTGTAAGCATTTATATAGTGCTAAAGTGATTAATTTAGTAAATTAATGTCTTTTAATCCAGCAATTGAGAAGATTTATTTATGAAAAAAGTGCTATTAAATTTATCTTTTATAGTGATTATTTTTTTAAGCGCAAACAAAAATAGTGTTTATGCTAAAGATAATCATATTGTATTAATTACCGATCCAAACGTATTAGCAATTCCTATTAAAGATAACGGAGAATCTTTAATTGATTTAAAAAATCAGAAAGAAATTGCTTATGGTAGTTCACCTGAAATACCTAACAATCACGATTACACAAAATTAAGAAAAACAGTCTATCAAAAGCTAAATCAAGCACAAAAACTGTTACCAAAAGGCTTACATTTCTGCTTGTATGAAGGCTATCGAAGTCTTGCTTTACAAAAAAACCTATTTGATAGACGTTTTGATATAGTTAAAAAAAAACATCCTAATTGGTCTAGAGAACAAATTTTTAAGGAAACCACTAAATTAGTGTCTCCTGTTGTTAATTTAGACAATACAAAAAATATACCTGCCCATTCTACGGGTGGAGCTATTGATATTTATTTAATTGATGATACAGGTAAACCTGTTGATATGGGTATTCATCCTAAAGACTGGATAAAGGATGATGGCTCTTTATCGCGCACTGCATCAAAAAAGATTTCTCTACAAGCTAGACAAAATCGAGCAATTATGAATAGGGCGCTAGCCACCGTTGGTTTCGTTAATTATCCAACTGAATATTGGCATTGGTCTTATGGTGACAGGTACTGGGCTTTCTTTATGCAAGAACCTAATGCTCTTTATAGTAGCTATACGAAATAAACTTAATTAGGCATGCTTATATTATGATATGGCTAGTGCCATATCATTTTTAAACATTTAATCCTAATAAAAGCCTCAACACTATATATTAGTAAATTTTATTTAAAGAGGATTTAGTGGCTTTAGTGGCCTATCTCTATTCGCCCTACTCGCCGAATTTAACTTATAGTTAGTAACCAATTGCCACAATTTTTCACCACTCCAATTAGATTGATGAGGATGATAGATTGCCTTGGATAGTTCATTAATTTCTCTTTTAAACGCTATATCACTAACCACTTTATTTATATCATCTAAATTTAAAAATTCTAGGCCAGGCCATTGCCAACGGGCCCAGTTAAGTAAAGCGATCCTTGCTTGCTCAGGTTGATTGGTTAAACAGGCTTGCTTTAATTGCGCAAATACCTTTCTTTTACTTATATGACCACTATTTGGCCTTTTTCGTGCCCACCACCATAAAAATAAGGTTAAAACCCATGCTAGAGCAAAGCCTCCCGCTAACCACCAAGGTAAGTTTCCATTATTTTTATCATTTAAGTTAAAGGTATTTATAGGCTGGGTATTAGTTAAATTCGTTCCATGCTTTATGTTAGATGGGGTAGGTTGAGATTGCTGCGTCGTTACTGCTGATGTAGTTGCATTAGAATTGGTCTGATTAATATTAACAGGATTAGCAACAACATTTAGTGTTAAGGCCGGTAAAGTAGCCATTTCAGTTTTATTGGTAATAATATTAAACCAAGGTAACTGTATAGCCGGAATAGTAACCTGGCCAGATTTATTTAACAGGTAAGTAATATTAATAGTCGCTGTACCAATAAGATCAAATTGGCGAAACCTATTTTTTTCAATAGGCTTTTCAGGATAAACACTAAATTGATCGGTATTATCGAACGTTAAATTTGGAAGTAACTGAGCCGGTGTACCTATTGCCTGTAACGTGATAGTACGTCTTAATGTATTTCCTTGCTGTATAGTATTTGTAGTTTGATCATATTGTTCTGTTAAATTAATTTGTTTAGCAGGTAGCCAATTTTTTCCTTTAAAACTAGCAGGTATAGATTTTACTTGTAATTTACTTGCAGACGCTTGAACATGGACAGGCTCAGGAATAGCGTCATAAATCAAAGCATTAAAAGAAGGCGGAGTAATATTTAATTCACCGCTTTTTTGAGGGAAAATAGCATACTGTTGCTCTTCTACAGAATATAATCGACCATTTTCAGCGACCTGATAACGTCGCCCATCTCCCAAAGGAATTAACAAAGCGTCATCAATTTGAGGACCTTGGTAATTAACATCTAATAAACGACGACTATTGTACAATTTGACTGTATAGATAATTTGTTCATTAATATAAGGATGTTCGTTACTAAGCTCAGCAGTTAATATAACATCTTGTTGTTTATTTACCGTAGTTGACTTAGTACTATTTTGAATGTTAGTGACTTCGATTGTTTTAGCCGGTGTATACTCCTGTCCTACACGAATAGCAGGGATAGATAAAATACCTGTTTTTTTAGGCAATAACAAAACTGTCCATTGATTACTAGAAGTAGTTGTCCCGTTAATAATACTATAGTTGGTACTTCTTTCTGTACCTACAATAGTGAAATCCGCCTGTAAAGGTGTTAAGTCAGGCACGCCCGTTGGCATTTTATCATTCGTGATAATAAGTCGAAACGTTTCGCCTTTCTGTATTTTTGTTGCTTCAATTTGCATCGTTAATTCGGCGTGTATAATGCTACTATAAATTACGATAATGAACGCAAAAATTAGTCTTTCCATTGATACCACCCATGTTGTCTACGAATATAATCTCGAAGAAATTTTTCTCTTAATAGCCCACCTGGATCATCAGGGATTAAGCGTAACCATTGTTCTTTTGCTTGCTCCTTTTCTTGCTCTTGAGGAGATTGCCTAATACTTGCTTTCGCCTGCTTTTTAGAGTCTTGCTTATTTTGTTTAGCAGCGTCTTGCTCGCTTTTAGTATGTTCGTTTTTATCATTGTTTTTTTGTTTTTGCCTATTTTCAGATGTTTGACTGTCTAACTGCTTATCCTGTTGATTTTGTTTGTCTTGAGAAGTTTGATTTTGCTGAGATTGCGGCTGTTGATTATTATTTTGTTGCTGATTTTGTTTATCTTTATTCTGGTTAGCTGCATTATTCTGATTTTGCTGATTTTGTTGTTTATTCTGTTGTCCTTGTTTGTCTTGTTGATTTTTATCTTGTTGTTTATTATCAGCTTGCTGCTCTTTATTACGCTCGGAATTCTCTTGTTTTTCTTTTTGCTTTTTTAATAAATCCTCT is a window of Legionella busanensis DNA encoding:
- a CDS encoding ribonuclease T2 family protein; the protein is MKYRIGFCLFLFSLNTLAVPVVGKFEAAKTCPAYLSKNKKTNPDGLFIQPNARYQIKEINRENNPDWLRIEIPENSQYPLRWVSSDCGYASFEINQANCQQVPGMADSYVLALSWQPGFCQTYGYEAGKPECLRLPSDSYQASHLVLHGLWPNQDVCGQAYGFCNTKPRSNHCDYPVLDFNEKVASLLRLLMPSFAVGSCLERHEWYKHGTCQILSNDDYFSLALRLTQEAQATFLGDYLHNHVGQRVPLTQLKEVIEQSFGIEALNKVYLGCKNGYLVDIFIQLPALIPFSEPLNSLVLKAKGLNRYDGCPAMVSISNFSKKTFQPFDLKKFIARFKH
- a CDS encoding cold-shock protein, whose protein sequence is MSAIETGHVKWFNDDKGYGFISRDNGQDDVFVHFRSIVSAAGRKTLLEGQKVKFTVTKGPKGLQAEEVTAV
- a CDS encoding M15 family metallopeptidase; the protein is MKKVLLNLSFIVIIFLSANKNSVYAKDNHIVLITDPNVLAIPIKDNGESLIDLKNQKEIAYGSSPEIPNNHDYTKLRKTVYQKLNQAQKLLPKGLHFCLYEGYRSLALQKNLFDRRFDIVKKKHPNWSREQIFKETTKLVSPVVNLDNTKNIPAHSTGGAIDIYLIDDTGKPVDMGIHPKDWIKDDGSLSRTASKKISLQARQNRAIMNRALATVGFVNYPTEYWHWSYGDRYWAFFMQEPNALYSSYTK
- a CDS encoding protein BatD, with the protein product MERLIFAFIIVIYSSIIHAELTMQIEATKIQKGETFRLIITNDKMPTGVPDLTPLQADFTIVGTERSTNYSIINGTTTSSNQWTVLLLPKKTGILSIPAIRVGQEYTPAKTIEVTNIQNSTKSTTVNKQQDVILTAELSNEHPYINEQIIYTVKLYNSRRLLDVNYQGPQIDDALLIPLGDGRRYQVAENGRLYSVEEQQYAIFPQKSGELNITPPSFNALIYDAIPEPVHVQASASKLQVKSIPASFKGKNWLPAKQINLTEQYDQTTNTIQQGNTLRRTITLQAIGTPAQLLPNLTFDNTDQFSVYPEKPIEKNRFRQFDLIGTATINITYLLNKSGQVTIPAIQLPWFNIITNKTEMATLPALTLNVVANPVNINQTNSNATTSAVTTQQSQPTPSNIKHGTNLTNTQPINTFNLNDKNNGNLPWWLAGGFALAWVLTLFLWWWARKRPNSGHISKRKVFAQLKQACLTNQPEQARIALLNWARWQWPGLEFLNLDDINKVVSDIAFKREINELSKAIYHPHQSNWSGEKLWQLVTNYKLNSASRANRDRPLKPLNPL
- a CDS encoding tetratricopeptide repeat protein; its protein translation is MIRLFKLLLLLITCNSYALTWQDLWSTKDQQGERLMQQGQFKKAQTTFNDPAWRASAAYRAGDYQQAAQVFGHLQTEQGYYNQGNALAHLGKYEDAIKSYNQALTLNPSNKDALYNRRLLEDLLKKQKEKQENSERNKEQQADNKQQDKNQQDKQGQQNKQQNQQNQNNAANQNKDKQNQQQNNNQQPQSQQNQTSQDKQNQQDKQLDSQTSENRQKQKNNDKNEHTKSEQDAAKQNKQDSKKQAKASIRQSPQEQEKEQAKEQWLRLIPDDPGGLLREKFLRDYIRRQHGWYQWKD